One window of the Spirochaetota bacterium genome contains the following:
- a CDS encoding divergent polysaccharide deacetylase family protein, with protein sequence MGKSIVISVIIYIFAIVFVILGIPFISQIAYKSFSNEIYELHHEHMNDESSEVGENNEDYEKEVQEVFKSADDIVVDGVGKPIISIVIDDFGYSLDESVMYAIKNLPITVAVIPFLDYSRKVYEIAKDNGKEVIIHMPMESYNNRYNRNKNYIKVGMKEEEILSILENAFNEIPVYGMNNHMGSKATEDYEVMSIVLSFLKERGKFFLDSVTTPNTVGFKRARELGLVPLKRDVFIDNVSSKYYIMDRLQEVENIAKKKGFCIAIGHIRKNTIKALDIWYRSVSNKYRFVNLKDLYDLLEKEL encoded by the coding sequence ATGGGTAAAAGCATAGTTATATCTGTTATTATTTACATCTTTGCTATTGTATTTGTTATATTAGGTATTCCATTTATTTCTCAGATAGCTTACAAGTCATTTAGTAATGAGATATACGAATTGCATCATGAACATATGAACGATGAATCATCAGAAGTTGGAGAAAATAATGAAGATTATGAAAAGGAGGTTCAAGAGGTTTTCAAGAGTGCGGATGATATAGTTGTTGATGGGGTAGGGAAACCTATTATTTCAATCGTGATAGATGATTTTGGATATTCGCTGGATGAGAGTGTTATGTATGCAATAAAGAACTTACCTATAACTGTTGCAGTGATACCATTCCTTGATTACTCAAGGAAAGTATATGAGATAGCAAAAGATAATGGTAAAGAAGTTATAATCCATATGCCTATGGAGTCTTATAACAACAGATACAATAGGAACAAGAATTACATAAAGGTTGGAATGAAAGAAGAAGAAATTTTATCTATTCTTGAGAATGCCTTTAATGAGATTCCTGTTTATGGTATGAATAACCACATGGGTTCAAAAGCAACAGAAGATTATGAAGTTATGAGTATTGTATTGTCCTTCTTAAAGGAAAGAGGAAAATTTTTTCTTGACTCGGTCACGACTCCGAATACTGTTGGTTTCAAGAGAGCCAGAGAATTAGGATTAGTTCCTCTAAAAAGAGATGTTTTCATTGATAATGTATCTTCAAAATATTACATAATGGACAGATTACAGGAGGTTGAAAACATTGCTAAAAAGAAAGGATTCTGTATTGCTATAGGTCATATTAGGAAAAACACCATAAAAGCACTGGATATATGGTATAGGAGTGTATCAAACAAGTATAGATTTGTTAATTTAAAAGATCTTTATGATCTTTTAGAGAAAGAATTATAG
- a CDS encoding serine hydroxymethyltransferase: MRGRVLKEVDPEIYDAIINEINRQEYHLELIASENATSKAVLEAMGSVLTNKYAEGYPSKRYYGGCQFVDVVETLAIERAKKLFNSEHANVQPHSGAQANMSVYLSYLKPGDTILGMNLSHGGHLTHGSKVNSSGKLYSVVYYGVNQDTELIDYEEVERISHETKPKIIVCGASSYSRQIDFARFAKIAKNVGAYLLADIAHYAGLVAAGYYESPVPYADFVTTTTHKTLRGPRGGLILTKEVYAKDIDKSVFPGVQGGPLMHVIAAKAVAFKEAMTEEFRVYQKQVLLNSRKLADELMKRGYRVVSGGTDSHMFSIDLRSKGLTGGEAENVLDKVGITVNKNAIPFDPNPPMNPSGIRIGTPTVTTRGMKEPEMEEIAEYIDEAIKNRDSDVVLNAVREKVVSLCKRFPLYL; encoded by the coding sequence ATTAGAGGTAGAGTTCTAAAAGAGGTTGATCCTGAGATATATGATGCTATAATCAATGAGATAAACAGACAAGAATACCATCTTGAGTTGATAGCTTCTGAGAATGCCACATCAAAGGCTGTTCTAGAGGCAATGGGTAGTGTTCTAACTAATAAGTATGCCGAAGGATACCCTTCAAAGAGGTATTATGGAGGATGCCAATTTGTTGATGTTGTTGAAACACTTGCGATTGAAAGGGCTAAAAAACTCTTCAATTCTGAACACGCAAATGTTCAACCTCATTCAGGTGCTCAAGCAAATATGTCTGTTTATCTATCTTATCTTAAACCTGGTGATACTATACTCGGGATGAACTTATCTCACGGAGGTCATCTTACACACGGTAGTAAGGTTAATTCTTCTGGAAAACTATATAGTGTTGTATATTATGGTGTTAATCAAGATACGGAATTAATTGACTACGAAGAGGTTGAAAGGATTTCGCATGAAACCAAACCTAAAATTATAGTTTGTGGTGCTAGTTCATATTCAAGACAAATTGATTTCGCAAGGTTCGCTAAAATAGCAAAGAATGTAGGTGCATATTTACTTGCTGATATAGCGCATTATGCAGGTTTAGTCGCTGCAGGTTATTACGAGTCTCCAGTTCCTTATGCAGATTTTGTTACTACTACTACACATAAAACCTTAAGAGGTCCAAGAGGAGGTTTGATACTTACAAAGGAAGTTTATGCTAAAGATATAGATAAATCAGTATTTCCTGGTGTTCAGGGAGGCCCTCTTATGCATGTAATTGCAGCAAAGGCAGTTGCTTTCAAGGAAGCTATGACGGAAGAGTTTAGAGTTTATCAAAAACAGGTTCTTCTGAACTCCAGAAAACTCGCAGATGAACTTATGAAAAGAGGATATAGAGTAGTATCCGGTGGAACTGATTCGCATATGTTTAGCATTGACTTGAGAAGTAAAGGATTGACTGGTGGTGAAGCAGAAAATGTTCTTGATAAAGTTGGTATAACAGTTAATAAAAACGCCATACCTTTTGACCCAAATCCTCCTATGAACCCTAGCGGTATAAGAATAGGAACTCCAACGGTTACAACTAGGGGAATGAAAGAGCCAGAGATGGAAGAGATTGCAGAGTATATAGACGAGGCTATAAAGAATAGAGATAGTGATGTTGTTTTAAATGCTGTAAGAGAGAAAGTTGTAAGCCTATGTAAGAGATTCCCATTGTATTTGTAG
- a CDS encoding thioredoxin family protein — MDRIIDDESRKYLKDKFESLTDEVDINVYYDDDNDEARDYVEFTKKFASEIADISDKIKLSLVQSKIGSQTKSGMTIRTNPSITIGEDRGYKILFSGSPLGYEASQIVETIVMVSTGNHEFDENIANELKSVSKDVHIKVFVTPTCPYCPGSAYLANRVAVASGGKVLSETIEANENPDLAVQWGIESVPTQIINDDEQSITIGLQGENEFVNLVLSYGK, encoded by the coding sequence ATGGATAGAATAATTGATGATGAATCTAGAAAGTATCTGAAGGACAAGTTTGAATCCCTTACCGATGAAGTTGATATCAACGTTTATTACGATGACGACAACGATGAGGCAAGGGACTATGTTGAATTTACTAAAAAGTTTGCTTCAGAGATAGCAGACATAAGCGATAAAATCAAGTTATCTCTGGTTCAATCGAAAATTGGTAGCCAAACAAAGTCAGGTATGACGATCAGAACAAATCCTAGTATCACCATAGGAGAAGATAGGGGGTACAAAATACTCTTCAGTGGATCACCTCTCGGATACGAAGCAAGTCAGATCGTTGAGACTATAGTTATGGTTTCAACAGGTAATCATGAATTTGACGAAAACATAGCAAACGAATTAAAGTCTGTATCAAAGGATGTTCATATAAAGGTCTTTGTTACACCAACCTGTCCATACTGTCCAGGTTCTGCTTACCTTGCTAACAGAGTTGCAGTTGCATCTGGGGGGAAGGTTCTATCAGAAACTATTGAGGCAAATGAAAATCCTGACTTAGCAGTTCAATGGGGTATTGAAAGCGTTCCAACACAAATAATAAACGATGATGAACAATCAATAACTATAGGTCTCCAAGGAGAGAATGAGTTTGTAAATCTTGTGCTGTCTTATGGTAAATAG
- a CDS encoding DUF2892 domain-containing protein, with translation MLKFEVNEGVADRIIRAIISVGLIIGGVISSGILQIVLIASGVVLGITAITGFCGVYALLGINTCGTKK, from the coding sequence ATGCTTAAGTTTGAGGTTAATGAAGGCGTAGCTGACAGGATAATAAGAGCGATTATTTCCGTCGGGCTCATAATCGGTGGAGTCATAAGTAGCGGTATCCTCCAGATAGTTCTAATAGCTTCTGGAGTAGTTCTTGGTATAACCGCTATAACAGGCTTCTGTGGAGTATATGCACTCCTAGGTATAAACACCTGTGGAACTAAAAAGTAG